A window of the Lolium perenne isolate Kyuss_39 chromosome 7, Kyuss_2.0, whole genome shotgun sequence genome harbors these coding sequences:
- the LOC127313116 gene encoding uncharacterized protein produces the protein MAPSREACAVAMAMAAPFIAIASNIDAGNLEKRRRTSSDKLQRTVSDVSYELHNHHGRGKEEEQAVLEAEMKQLHPVPEVEDAKCECCGMSEECTPEYIRGVRGRFSGRWVCGLCAEAVTEEAEKSGTSQEEALRTHMSVCKRFNGFGRTHPVLFQAEAMREILRKRSKLGPRSRSSIDPREIRESAAKAKANAAGGGIARSSSCMPFITDEFSDQVSIN, from the coding sequence ATGGCACCCAGCAGAGAGGCGTGTGCAGTCGCCATGGCCATGGCGGCGCCGTTCATCGCGATCGCAAGCAACATCGACGCCGGCAACCTGGAGAAGCGGCGCAGGACCTCCTCCGACAAGCTCCAGCGCACTGTCTCGGATGTCTCCTACGAGCTCCACAACCACCACGGCCGCggcaaggaggaggagcaggccgTCCTAGAGGCGGAGATGAAGCAGCTCCACCCGGTCCCGGAGGTGGAGGACGCCAAGTGCGAGTGCTGTGGCATGTCAGAGGAGTGCACGCCGGAGTACATCCGCGGCGTGCGAGGCCGCTTCTCGGGGCGGTGGGTCTGCGGGCTGTGCGCGGAGGCCGtgacggaggaggccgagaagaGCGGCACCTCGCAGGAGGAGGCGCTCCGGACGCACATGAGCGTGTGCAAGAGGTTTAACGGCTTTGGGAGAACGCATCCGGTGCTATTCCAGGCGGAGGCCATGAGGGAGATCCTCAGGAAGCGGTCCAAGCTCGGGCCTAGGTCCAGGTCCAGCATTGACCCCCGAGAAATCAGGGAAAGCGCTGCCAAGGCGAAGGCcaacgctgccggcggcggcatCGCGCGCAGCTCCAGCTGCATGCCGTTCATCACCGATGAATTCAGCGACCAGGTGTCGATCAACTAG